The genomic interval AATGAAATTAGTTCGTGGAGCTTACATGGAAAAAGAGAACAAAAGAGCAGAAGAAAAAGGGTATGTTTCTCCGATTTGCGTTTCTAAAGAAGCTACAGATGTAAATTACGACAATGCGGTACAATACATGTTGGACCATATCGATAAAATGTCCATTTTTGCTGGAACGCATAATGAATTGAGTTCTTATAAATTAATGGAAATGATGGCTCAAAAAGGAATTGCTAAAAACGATCCAAGAATTTGGTTTGGGCAATTGTACGGAATGAGCGATAATATTAGCTACAACTTAGCCGAAAACGGTTATAATGATGCGAAATATTTACCATTCGGACCAGTTAAAGATGTTATGCCATACTTAATTCGTCGTGCTGAAGAAAATACTTCGGTTGCTGGCCAAACAAGCCGCGAATTATCAATGATAAAAGCTGAACGTAAACGTAGAAAAGGGAAATAAATTAATTGTTAATTATGAATTGTAAATTGTGAATGTTTACAATGTTATAACGGTTTATCATAAAAAAAAGCTCCAATTTTCATTGGAGCTTTTTTTTATGATTTATTATAAACTGGACTAAAGTCCAGCTCTACAATATTCTTTGTTCCTTCGGAACTCTAATGAAGAGCCTTTGGCTCGATTTATATTGTAGGGCTGGACTTTAGTCCAGTTTAAATAGATATAAGATTAAAAATTGGAATCCGTTTAAGAATTGCTAAACTGAAGATTGCTCAGATTTTTATAAATTCCGTTTTCTAGATTTATCAATTCCTGGTGTGTTCCTTGTTCTGAGATTTTTCCATTATCCAAAACTAAGATTTTATCTGCATTTCTAATTGTAGAAAGTCTGTGAGCAATTATAATGCTTGTTCTTCCTTCCATTAGAACTTCTAGAGCTTCTTGAACTAGCTTTTCGCTTTCGCTGTCTAAAGAAGAAGTTGCTTCGTCTAAAATTAAAATGCTTGGGTTTTTAAGCAAAGCTCTAGCAATTGCAATACGCTGACGCTGTCCACCTGAAAGTTTTACACCACGTTCACCAACCAGAGTTTCAAATTTTTCAGGAAATCCATCAATAAAATTTAAAGCGTTGGCTTGTTTTGCAGCGGCAATAATTTCTTCTTCGGAAGCGTTAGGTTTTCCGTAAGCAATATTTTCTCTAATAGTTCCGCCAAAAAGAATAACATCTTGCGGAACGATACTCATATTTCCACGAAGATCTTCTAAATCATAATCATGAATATTCTTTCCATCAACAATAATTTCTCCAGAAGTAATATCGTAAAAACGAAGTAATAGAGACGAAATAGTAGATTTTCCGGCTCCGCTTGGTCCCACGATTGCAATTTTCTGACCGAAATCGGCATTAAAATTCACATCTTTTAAAACCTGAACTTCTTTACGTGAAGGATAACTAAAAGCAACATTTTTAAAAGCAACATTTCCTTTTATTTTCTCAATCGGAGAAGTTTTTACATTAGCGTTAATTGCTTCTGGAGCTTCTTCTAAAAGCTCAAAAACACGTTCTGTTGCTCCAACGGCTTTCTGAATCTGGGCATACATTTCGGCAATTCCTCCAAAAGATGCACCAATAAAAGTGGTGTAAAGAACAAATGAAATTAAATCTCCAACACCTTCAACTTCACCTTTAATAGTTAAGGTAATTCCGTACCAAACTACGGCTACAACGCAACCAAAAAGGCAAAGAATAATAAAGGAAGCAAAGTAACCTCTGTATTGACCGCCTTTAATGGCAATTTTTACAATTTCTCTAATTTTATTTTTGTAACGCTGAATTTCGTACCATTCGTTAGCAAAAGCTTTAACATTGCTAATCCCTTGTAAAGTTTCTTCAACAATAACTTGACTTTCGGCAACTTTGTCTTGTGTTTTTTTTCCGTATTTACGAATGAATCTTCCGAAAATCACTGCTGCAATTGCCACAACTGGAACAATTGCCAACATCATAAAAGTCAGTTTCGGACTGATACTTCCTAAAATGATAAATCCTCCGATGATTAGAATAAACTGACGTAAAAATTCAGCTATTGTTGTACTAAAAGTATCTTGCAATTGCGAAATATCAGCGCTGATTCGGCTATTAAGTTCACCAACACGTTTTTGAGAATAAAACGACATTGGCAATTTTATTAAATTTTCATATAATGCAAAACGAATGTTAGAAAGCGAGTTTTCTGTAAAATTGACAAATAATGAAATTCTGAAAAAAGAGAAAACCGCCTGAAGAACCAAGATTCCCATTAATCCTAAAGCAATTTCGTTTGCTTTAGAAAGATCTTTATTTGTTACGCAATCTACCAACATTCCCATTAATTTAGGAAAGGCGAGGGCAGTGGCGCTTGTTAAAAACAAAAAAATCAAACCAAGGAAAAATTTCCATTTGTGGCTTTTAGCATATTTAAAAATTCGGAGAGCTTTTTGAAGGGAATTAGAGTTTAATTTAGCTTTCGGTAAATCATTTTCTTGAAATCTTGCCATTTGAATATACAATTAAGGTATGCAAAGGTATGACTAAGTCGATTTACTACAAAGAAATATTAATAATTACAGCTTTTAATTTGGCTTTTAACGAAATTATAAGAAAGAGTAAAAAAACTTTATTTTTTAAAGGTTTGAAAAATAGCTTTCTAAAGAAAAATACGAAAAAATATTTCATTTTTTTTCTAAAAAGGCTTGCAAATACAAAATCTAAACGTATTTTTGCACCCGCAATCACAAAGATAGCAGCCTAGTAAAATAGGGCGATTAGCTCAGCTGGTTCAGAGCACCTCGTTTACACCGAGGGGGTCGGGGGTTCGAACCCCTCATCGCCCACATTTTTTTTTATAAAAAAAGGCTTGCAAATACAAATACTAAATGTATATTTGCAGACGCAATCACAAAGATAGCAACCTAGTAAAATAGGGCGATTAGCTCAGCTGGTTCAGAGCACCTCGTTTACACCGAGGGGGTCGGGGGTTCGAACCCCTCATCGCCCACTTTGAGGGATAACAGAAATGTTATCCCTCTTTTTTTTGTATAAAAGATATCCTTTTTCCTCCATTTTAC from Flavobacterium sp. YJ01 carries:
- a CDS encoding ABC transporter transmembrane domain-containing protein, translating into MARFQENDLPKAKLNSNSLQKALRIFKYAKSHKWKFFLGLIFLFLTSATALAFPKLMGMLVDCVTNKDLSKANEIALGLMGILVLQAVFSFFRISLFVNFTENSLSNIRFALYENLIKLPMSFYSQKRVGELNSRISADISQLQDTFSTTIAEFLRQFILIIGGFIILGSISPKLTFMMLAIVPVVAIAAVIFGRFIRKYGKKTQDKVAESQVIVEETLQGISNVKAFANEWYEIQRYKNKIREIVKIAIKGGQYRGYFASFIILCLFGCVVAVVWYGITLTIKGEVEGVGDLISFVLYTTFIGASFGGIAEMYAQIQKAVGATERVFELLEEAPEAINANVKTSPIEKIKGNVAFKNVAFSYPSRKEVQVLKDVNFNADFGQKIAIVGPSGAGKSTISSLLLRFYDITSGEIIVDGKNIHDYDLEDLRGNMSIVPQDVILFGGTIRENIAYGKPNASEEEIIAAAKQANALNFIDGFPEKFETLVGERGVKLSGGQRQRIAIARALLKNPSILILDEATSSLDSESEKLVQEALEVLMEGRTSIIIAHRLSTIRNADKILVLDNGKISEQGTHQELINLENGIYKNLSNLQFSNS